The following is a genomic window from Bosea sp. RAC05.
TGCCGCATCGGCGTCGACGATCAGGATCCGGAAGAAGCGCTTGATGCGCTGACGCAGGCGGTGACGGCGGCGGGTGTCGATGCGCTCATAGTCCATGCCCGCAAGGCCTGGCTGCAGGGGCTCTCGCCCAAGGAGAACCGCGAGATCCCGCCGCTCGACTACGAGCGCGCCTACCGGCTGAAGGCGGCCCATCCCGCTCTGCCCATCGCCATCAATGGCGGCATCCGCGCCCCGGAGGAATGGGCGGGCCATCTCGCGCATCTTGACGGCGTCATGATCGGCCGCGAGGCCTACCAGAACCCGGAGATCCTGCTGCGCGTCGATCCGCTGCTCTTCGGCGAGGACGCGCCGGTTGCGGACGCCTTCGCCATGCTGGAGGCGCTGGAGCCGCATCTCGCGCGTCATCTCGAGGCCGGCGGGCGGCTGCATGCGTTCACGCGCCATCTCGTCGGCCTGTTTCCCGGCCGGCCGGGCGCGCGCCAGTTCCGCCGCCATCTCGCCGAGCATTGCGTCGCGGCCGGCGCGGGGCTGGCCGAGCTTCGCGCGGCGATCGCCCATGTTGCCCGGCACGACGCCGAGCGGGCCGCCTGAGGAGGCATGACGATGGCCGAGGCGCCTTCCGACACCGAGATCGGCCGCCGTGTCGCCGAGAGCTTCGACAAGCAGGGCTTCATGACGACGCTGGGCGCGCGGCTCCTGCGCGTGGCGCCGGGCGAGGTCGAGATCGAACTGCCGGTCGGGCCGCTCGTTTCGCAGCAGCATGGTTTCGTCCATGCCGGTGCGGTCGCGGCCATCGCCGATTCCGCCTGCGGCTATGCGGCGCTGACGCGGATGCAGGCAGGGGCGGGCGTGCTGACCGCCGAGTTCAAGATCAACCTCTTGGCGCCCGCTGCCGGCGAAAAGCTCATCGCCCGGGGCCGGGTGGTCAAGGCAGGGCGAACGCTGACGCTCGCCCTGGCCGAGGTCTTCGCCGTCCGGGACGGAGCCGAGAAGCTCTGTGCCATGCTGACCGCCACCTGCATGGCGGTCGGCGGGCGCGAGGGCGTGTCGGATTGACACGCCAGCGAGACTTGACGTTCTCAGTGGACGTAAGGTAACTTAACGTAATGGTTAAGTTGGAATCCTCGCAGCTGGACCGCACCTTCGCGGCTCTGTCCGATCCGACGCGCCGAGCCCTGCTCGCGCGCCTCGAGGGCGAGCACGCGGTCTCGGTCAGCGATCTGGCCCGGCCCTTCGCGATGTCGCTGCCGGCGGTGATGAAGCATCTCGACGTGCTGTCGGATGCCGGGCTGATCACGCGGACGAAGACGGGCCGTACCGTCTCCTGCCGCCTCAATGCCGACCCGATGGAGGAGGCGATGGGCTGGCTCGCGCGCTATCAGAGATTCTGGACGCAGCGCCTCGACGCGCTGGAGGCGATGCTGGAAGCGCGCCGCAAGGCTCCCTCCGAGGCCGAGTGAACGCCCCGAGAGAGGACCGGCCATGCACGAGCGCGTCGCGACCACGCCGAGCCTGACGATCAAGCGCCGGTTGAACGCCACGCCGGCCGAAATCTTCGAGGCCTGGACTGACCCGACGCTGCTGATGCAGTGGTTCGGGCCGGAAAACGTCGTGACGCAGGAGGTCTCGGTCGACGCCCGGGTCGGCGGTGGCTTTCGCGTGGTGATGTTGGAGGATACCGGCGAGCGTCACGAGGTCTCCGGCACCTATTACGAGGTCGTCGCGAATGAGAGGCTGGCCTTCTCCTGGTCCTGGGTCACGACGCCCGAGCGCGTCTCGCGGGTGATCGTCACCTTCAAGCCCGATGGCGCCGGCACGATCCTGACCCTGCTGCACGAGCAGCTCTTCGACGAGCAGGCGGTCAAGGGCCACACCCATGGCTGGACCGGCTCGCTCGCCAAGCTGGAGGCGCTGTTCACCTGACGACCGGCCCGGCTCTACGCCAGGCCGGTCGCAGCGCGGTCTTCAGCCCGGCCCGGCGCCCTGCGTGCCCAGATAGAGCGCGTAGATCGACTGGCTCGCGGCCATGAACAGCCGGTTCCGCTTCGGCCCGCCGAAGCAGATATTGCCGCAGACCTCCGGCAGGCGGATGCGGCCGATCAGCTTGCCGGCGGGGTTGAAGATGTTGACGCCGTTGTAGCCGACATTGCGCCCGGCATTGGACGAGGCCCAGAGATTGCCCTCGACATCGCAGCGTAGGCCGTCGGGCCCGCAATTCACGCCGTCGAGCATGCAGTCCGAGAACACCCGCCCATTGCTGAGCTTGTTGTCGGCGCCGACGTCGAAGACATGGATGTCGCCCTTGCCGCCCGGCCCGGTATCGCCCGGTCCCTTGCCGGTCGAGGCGATGTAGAGCCGCTTGAAGTCGGGCGAAAAGCACAGGCCGTTGGGGTCCGGCACCTGCGACTCCGGCACGACGAGCTCGACGCGCCCGCTCGGGTCGAGCCGGTAGGTGTTGGTCGGCAATTCGCGCTTGGCGAGCCCGATGCCCGGCGGCTGGCCGAGGCGGGGATTGATCTTGCCGTTGGCGTTGCTCGGCCCGCCCGGTGCGTCGGGCGCGCCCTCGTAGAGCTGGCCGCCATAGGGCGGATCGGTGAACCAGTAGCTGCCGTCGGGATGGGCGACGATATCGTTGGGCGAATTCAGCTTCTTGCCGTCGAACGAGTCGGCGAGCACCGTCGCCGAGCCGTCGAGTTCGTAGCGCACGACGCGGCGATTGAGGTGCTCGCAGGAGAGCTGGCGGCCCTGGAAATCGAAGCTGTTGCCGTTGCTGTTGCCCGACGGCGCGCGGAAGACGCTGACATGGCCGTCATCCTCGATCCAGCGCATCTGGCGGTTGCGCGGGATGTCGCTCCAGACGAGGTAGCGGCCCTGGGCGTTCCAGGCCGGCCCCTCGACCCACAGGCCGCCGGTCCAGATCCGCTGGATCGCGGCATTGGGCTGTGCCAGCCCGTTGAAGGCCGGATCGAGCGCGATGACGTCGGGGTCCCAGAAATAGGTCGTCGGAGCGCCCTGGCGGCTGAAGTCGCGTGGCGGCGAGGTGACGGTGGTCGGTGGGGACGGCCGGTTCGCGGTGGATTGGGCGAAGGCCGGCCCAGTGGCGGCGGCGAGCGCTCCGAGCCCCGCGGCGTGGATCAGGCGGCGCCGCGACAGGATCGCAGGCTGTGCCTCGGTGGGATCGTGGTCGTGAACAGTCGGGTCTGTCATCGCTTTATCCTCCCAGATGATCGTTGCGGTCCGGCTTGGTGCCGGCCTTGATGTCGTCTCGACGGTCTCCTCGCGTTGGCTCGCCCGCGACGGGCGGGCGACGCGCAGATCATCAGCGGGATGGGCCGGGGTCGAGCGGTGACGGCGTGGGGGCCGCCGTGCAGGGCGAGCATGCGGGGAGGCTCCCCGCGGCACCCGTCTTGCTGGGCGCAGCGCATGGCCGGGGCCCGGTGACGGATCATCGCTGCATATCGGCTCCGCCCTGCCGTGCTTGCTCCGGCGCCGGAAATCCCCCACAGCAGCCTCCCCTGTGTCGGAACGCTGTCATGCTTGCTGGAATTCCCGTCGGCGACCTCGTCTTCCTCGCCATCTCGCTGGTCGCGGCGGGGGCCATCACCGGCCTGCTCGCGGGCGTCTTCGGCGTCGGCGGCGGCGCGGTCATCGTGCCGATCCTCTACGAGGTCTTCCGCGTCATCGGCGTGCCCGAGGATGTCCGCATGCCGCTCTGCGTCGGCACCTCGCTGGCGGTCATCATCCCGACCTCGATCCGCTCCTTCAACGCCCATCGCGCCAAGGGCATGGTCGACATGTCGATCCTGAAGATCTGGGCGGTCCCCGTGGTCCTCGGCGTCATCGTCGGCAGCTACATCGCCCGCTTCGCGCCCGCGGACCTGTTCAAGATCATCTTCGTCATCGTCGCGATCTTCAGCGCGCTGCGCCTGCTCTTCGCCTCCGATCGCTGGCAGCTCGGCACGCAGATGCCGGGCCGGGTGCTGATGACGGTCTATGGCGGCGTCATCGGCGTGCTCTCGGCGCTGATGGGCATCGGCGGCGGCCAGCTCTCCAGCCTGTTCATGACCTTCTACGGCCGCCCGATCCATCAGGCGGTCGCGACCTCGTCGGGGCTCGGCGTGCTGATCTCGATCCCCGGTGCGCTCGGCTTCATCTATGCCGGCTGGCCAAAGATGGACGTGCTGCCGCCGCTCTCGCTCGGCTATGTCTCGCTGATCGGCTTCATCCTGTTCATCCCGACCTCGATCTGGACGGCGCCGATCGGCGCGCGCCTCGCGCACCGGCTCTCGAAGCGCAAGCTCGAGGTCGTCTTCGGCCTGTTCCTGCTGCTCGTCGCGGCCCGCTTCATCTGGACGCTGCTGCATTGATCGCGGGAGGGTACTGGTGACGGACAGCGCGAGCCCCATCGGCATCCGGGCTCTCGCCGCCGCGGACCATCAGGCGCTCGTCGCGCTGATGGTGGACATGCAGGCGCACTACCGCGTCCCCTGTCCACCATCGCAGGCCATCCTGGACGGTCTCGCCAACCGGCCCGCCGGCGTCGAGATCCTGATTGCAGAGCGTCAGGGAGCGCTGCTCGGCTTCGCCTCCGCCTGCGCGATCTATCCGGGGCCGGGCCTGACCTCGGGCTTCTTCCTGAAGGAACTCTATGTCGCCGCCGCCGCGCGCGGTCGCGGGATCGGTCGCGCGCTGATGCGCGCGCTGGCAGAGCTCGCGCTGGCGCGCGGCCACAAGCGGCTCGACTGGACCGCGGATGCCGCCAACCCCGACCTGCTGCGCTTCTACGATGGCCTTGGTGCCATCGCCCAGAGCGAGAAGGTCTTCTACCGCCTGGCGGGCGAGGCCCTGTCGGGGCTGGCGCGGACGGAGGCCTGATCCCGTCCGCGCCGGAGCGCGGCGGGCGTTACCAGACGACGCAGCGGCGAACGCCGCCAACGATTCCGTAGCGCCGGCAGACGGCACCGTGCTTGCGTGCGGCGGGACGGCGGACGGCGACGGCGCCGTTGGGGCCGACGCAGCCGGCGCGGTAGACACCCTTGGCGCAGACCACGGCGGCGGCCGGCGCGGGCAGGGCGATGCTGGACACGGCGTAGATGGCGGCGGCGGCGAACAGCCCGGTGGGCAGGCTGATCATGATCTTGCGCATGCGAATCTCCTGATGAAATCGCTCGTCTGAAACGCCCCGAAGGATGCGCCGCCATTCCGTATCGTCAAGGTGCTCCGACGCTTTTCCGGGCTCCGAGCCGAGCAGGCAGTTCGGTCATGATCGCCCGGCGCTCCGCCTCGCTCAGATTGCTCCAGCGCCCGATCTCGTGGAGCGAGCGGCCGCAGCCGAGGCAGAGCCGGGTTGCGGGGTCGAGCTGGCATAACTTGACGCAGGGCGAGGAGATTGCGGTCACGACAGGCCTGTCACCAGCATCAGCGCGAAGCCGAGATAGAGCGCGATTTCGTCGAGCTGCTGCGTCGCTCCTGCGACGTCGCCGGTCTGTCCGCCGATCAGCCGGCGGCAGAGGCGCCTGACGAGAAACGCGTTGAGGGCGATCAGCGCGAGCCCGAGTCCCAGCCCCGCAAGCGGCAGCCGGCAGATGAGCGCGAGCCCGCCCGCGAGCAGAAGGCCGATGGCGGAGGCCAGCCAGGCCGTCGGCAGGCTCGGCCGCCCGACCGACGCCGAGGCACCCACCGGGCGGGCCGGCGCCATCCCCGCCAGCAGATGCAGACCCGACAGCCGCGACAGCACGGCCGCCGCCACGAGGGCACCGCTTGCTGCCAGAGGCCCGGCCCGGTCGAGGATCAGCGCCAGCGCGAAGACGCGCAGCAGCAGCGCCAGAGCCATCGCCAGGGCGCCATAGCTGCCGAGCCGGCTGTCCTTCATGATCTCGAGCCGGCGCTCGGGCGTGCGCCCGCCGAAGAGCCCGTCGGCACTGTCGGCGAGCCCGTCCTCATGCAGGGCGCCCGTCGTCACCGCCAGCGTCGCGAGGGCGAGCGTGGCCGAGAGCAGCCCGCCGAGCCCGGCGGCTCCAGCGCCAGCCAGGACCAGCGCGGCCGGCAGGGAGATGACCAGCGCCGCCAAGGGCAGGGCGCGCGGCACGGTGCGGAAATCGGGTGCGGCATGGGGATCGGCCTCGCCGGGCAGGGCTGGCACCGGCAGGCGCGAATAGAAGCGGATGCAGATCGCGGTCGCGACGGTCCAGCCGGGCCAGGCCGGCTCGGCACCCGCCGGCGGTACAGGCGCGGCCTGCGGCACCGCCTCATCCCTGTCCTCGATTGTCTTCATCCGCCACAGCCTATAGCAGCAGCGGCAACCGCGGGGCCATCGCCGAAGCGCCGCCGCCCGTCCTTAGCCACAGAGTCCACCATGGCCGTTTCTGGATTGCCCTTCGACGACATCCGCGAGCTGATCGCCGCGATGCCCGGCCCCGATATGGCGGCCGCGAACATGGTGCGCGCCCGCGACAAGGAGTTGACCAAGCCCGCCGGCAGCCTCGGCCGCATGGAGGAGATCGCCGAATGGCTCGCCGCCTGGCAGGGCAAGGGCAAGCCCTCGGTCGACCGCCCGCTGGTCTGCGTCTTCGCCGGCAATCACGGCGTCGTGGCGCAGGGCGTCTCGGCCTTTCCGCAGGCGGTGACGCGCCAGATGCTCGAGAATTTCGCGGCCGGCGGCGCGGCGATCAACCAGATCTGCGCCGCCTTCGATCTCGGCTTCAAGGTCTTCGACCTCGCGCTCGACCTGCCGACGGGGGATTTCACGCAAGGTGACGCGCTCGACGAGCGCGCCTGCGTCGCCACCATGGCCTTCGGCATGGAGGCGCTGGTCGGCGGCACGGATCTGCTCTGCCTCGGCGAGATGGGCATCGGCAACACCACCTCGGCCGCCGCGATCTATGCCGCGCTCTATGGCGGCGATGCCGCCTTCTGGTGCGGCCGCGGCACCGGGCTCGACGATGCCGGGCTGAAGCGCAAGGTCGCCGCCGTCGAGGCCGGCATCGCGCTGCACCGTCCCCATCTGAAGGACCCGCTCGAGGTGCTGCGCCGGCTCGGCGGGCGCGAGGTCGCGGCGATCTGCGGCGCCATCATCGCCGCCCGCTCGCAGCGGATCCCCGTGATCCTCGACGGCTATGTGGTGACGGCCGCCGCCGCCATCCTGCACGCGATCGAGCCCTCCGCGATCGACCACTGCATCGCCGGCCATCTCTCGGCCGAGGGCGCGCATGCGCAGGTGCTGGCGACGCTCGGCAAGGCGCCGCTGCTGGCGCTCGACATGCGGCTGGGCGAAGGCTCGGGCGCTGCTCTCGCCGCCAGCCTCGTCAAGGCGGCGGCTGCCATCCACAACGGCATGGCGACCTTCGCGCAGGCGGGGGTCGCAGGGAAGGACTAGCGCTGCGCCTGTTGTGTGAGTGGTCTTTGAGGGGGCTGTAAAAGGTATAATTTCTATACTATATTGACCCATGCCATTTGAGTTCGACCCTCTCAAAAGCGCGGCCAACTTGGCCAAGCACGGGATCGATTTCCAACAGGCGCAGGCTCTTTGGGAGGATGCGCGTCTGCTGGAAGCGCCTGCCCGGACTGAGGGCGAGCCGCGCTTCATGGCAGTGGGACTGATCGGCCAAAAGCACTGGTCCGCGATTTATGTCTATCGCGGCGATCGGGTGCGTATCATCTCGGTGCGGCGCGCTCGAAGTGAGGAGATCGAATACTATGAAAACGGGTGATTTCGATCAGGCTTTCGATGACGGGCAGTCTGTTGAGGACAAAATCGACTGGGCCAAGGCGCGGCGTCCCAACAGCGAGACGAAGCGCGTGAACGTCGATTTTCCGAGTTGGGTCGTCCAAGGCCTGGACCGTCAGGCGCAGCATCTCGGCGTGACCCGGCAGTCCCTGATCAAGCTCTGGATTGCGGAGCGACTGGGCAAGGCGTGACGGCCGACATCAGCGGCGGCGGTCAGGCTGCACGTCTGGTGAAGCGACCGCGCGAGGTTCGCGGCTCCTACCCCTCGTAGCTCGTCCGCAGCCCCGCCCGCTCGGCGTGGCGCTCCTGCGCCAGCTCGACCAGTCGGGTCAGAAGCGCGGGGTAGGGCATGCCCGACGCTTCCATCATCTTCGGATACATGCTGATCGCGGTGAAGCCCGGCAGTGTGTTGATCTCGTTGAAGAAGAAGGCCCCGCTCTGGCGGTCGAGGAAGAAGTCGACCCGCGCCAGGCCGCTGCAGTCGAGCGCGACGAAGGCGTCGATCGCCAGCTGCCGCACGCGCGCCATCTGCGCCGCGTCGAGCTTGGCCGGCAGATCGACGCTCGCCCCGTCCTGGTCGATGTACTTCGCCTCGTAGGAGTAGAACTCGTGCTGCGGGCCGGCATTGAGCTCGCTGGCGACACTCGCCACCGGCGGTTCGCCGTCGAGGACGGCCACCTCGATCTCGCGGGCGTCGATGCCCTGCTCGATCAGCACCTTGAGATCGTACTGGAAGGCGTCCGCCAGCGCGGCGTCGAGATCCTCCCAGCGCTTCACTTTATGCACGCCGACGCTGGAGCCCATGTTGCAGGGCTTGACGAAGACCGGCAGCGTCAGCCCGGCGCGGGCCGCTTTGGTGGCGGCGGCAGGGTCCCGGCGATAATCCCGCCGCGCGACCGCGAAATAGGGCGCGACGGGAAGGCCCGCCAGCGCCGCCAGCCGCTTGGCGATGTCCTTGTGCATCGAGACGGCCGAGCCGAGCACGCCCGAGCCGACATAGGCCGCGCCCGCGAGTTCAAGCAGCCCCTGCAGCGAGCCGTCCTCGCAGAGCGGGCCATGGATCACCGGGAAGACGACGTCCACCGGCGCGATCGCGGCGGCATCGGCGTCGCTCGGCAGGATCGCGGTGCGCCCATCCGCCTGAGATTCGAGGCGGATCGCCGGCGAGTCGGCGGGAATCGGCAGGCTCTCGGTGTTGGCGGCCTCGATCCGGCGCAGATCATGGCACTGCCAGCGGCCGTCCTTGTCGATGCTCACCGGCACCGGCTCGAAGCGCTCGCGGTCGAGATAGCGCAGCACGGACGCCGCCGACTTGAGCGACACCTCGTGCTCGCCCGATTTGCCGCCGTAGAGCACCGCGACGCGCGTTTTCCGGTTCATGATCGAACAATCCGAGAGGTGGGAGGAAGCGGGGAGCGCGGGGGCAGGGCGATCAGGGGTGTCGACGACAGCTGTGGCACGATTCGGGCGGCGTTCAGGCGGCGCGCGTCTCCGGTTCCGGCAGGGCCGCGAGCGTGTCCATGACGCGCACTGGCGGCAGGGTGACCGTCACCTCGGTGCCGGCGCGCGGCTTGGATTTCAGGTTGAAGCCGCCGCCATGCAGGTCGATCAGTCCCTTGACGATCGGCAGGCCCAGCCCCGAACCCTGCTCGGCCGTCTTGATCGCCAGCGAGCCGCGCCCGAAGGTCTGCAGCACGATCGGGATCTCGTCCTCTGGAATGCCCGGGCCGGTATCGGTGATCGAGACATATTGCCCGCCATTGGCGGTCCAGCCGACCTTGACGGTGATCTCGCCGCCCGGCGGGGTAAACTTGATCGCGTTCGAGAGGATGTTGAGGACGACCTGGCGGATCGCGCGCTCGTCGGCCCAGACCCTCGGCAGATCGGGCTCGAACACCTCGCGGATCGTCTGGCTCTTCGCCTTGGCGCGCAGGTTGAGCATGTGCCGGCAGTCCTCGGCGATGTCGGCGAGCGAGAGCGCCTCCTCGTTCAGTTCGTACTTGCCCGACTCGATCCGCGACAGATCGAGGATCTCGTTGATCAGCTCGAGCAGATGCTGGCCGGAGCTGTGAATATCGGCCGAGTATTCCTTGTAGGCCGCATTGGCGTGCCCGCCGAAGACCTCGTTCTTCATCACCTCGGAGAAACCGAGGATGGCGTTGAGGGGGGTGCGCAGCTCGTGGCTCATCGTCGCCAGGAAGCGCGACTTGGCGAGATTGGCTTCTTCCGCTTTCCGCCGGGCCTCGTCGGAATTGGCGTTGGCCGTTTCCAGCTCCGCGATCAGCGCGTCCTTTTCGGCGCGGAAGGCGATGGTCGAGACCGAGCTGACATAGAGACGGTTGGCGAGGAAGACGAAGAACAGCTGCGCCGCCGCGGCCATCACGGCGGTGGTCAGGCTGTCCATGTCGGTGCGGCCCCAGAAATAGGCGGCGATGCCGATCATGATCGGCACGATTCCGGCATAGACCGCCATGGGGATCGAGGCGGCGAGCATCACCGTCAGCGCGCTGACGATCAGCAGCGTCGTCGTGACGAAGACCTTGGCCCCGGGCGCATCCACCTGCGCGAAGACCAGCAGCATCATCGCCCAGCTGATGCCGTGGAAGCCCTCCGCCAGCGCGAAGGCCCGGCGCCAGGGCCGGATCGAAATCTCGCCCATGGCCTGCGTCAGAAAGCGCCGGCTCAGAACGACGATGACCATCGTGGCCAGCAGCACCGTGCCGACCCAGGGCGTGACCCGATCGATGGGCACCCAGAGGCAGGCGGCGGCGGCCACGGCGAGCGCCAGAATCAGCGTTCCGACCGAGCCGTTCATGCGGTACTCGGCGAAAACCCGCAGCAACTCGTTGTCGAAGGCGCGCTCGAGGCCGGTCGAGGACGTCAGCCGCTCGCGCACCGACTTGACCTCGCGGGTGACGAGCTTGCGGCGTGCGAGGACCGTCGGGTCCGGCCCGCGCCCGCGCTGCACCTGTTCGGCTGTCACTTCCGCCATGATCGGGAGACGCGCTGTCCTCTTCCCGCGCGCGGCCTGCGCGACGGGCCTGCCATCATGGTCGGCAAATCGTTAAGCTCTTCCTGATGACGCGCTTCGGATTCACCCGGTGGAAGAACGGACCCCTCGGCTGGCGGCGCGTCGGGCGTCCCGTCGACATCGTCGTGGCGCTGGGAATCCTCGGGCTCCTGGCGATCGCCGGGGCGGTGCTTCAGTACCGTCTCGGGCCGGCTCGCACGCTGGTCGGCATGGCCCGCGCCATCGACGGCGATTCCCTGCGTCTGCTCGGCGAGGAACTGCGGCTCGAGGGCCTCGACGCGCCGGAGCTGCGCCAGAGCTGCCTCGACGCGGGCGGGCACGAGGTCGATTGCGGGCGGGTCTCGCGTCGCGCACTGGAGGCGCTGCTGGCGCGCGGGCCCGTCACCTGCGAGATCGGCAAGATCGATCGCTATGGTCGCGGGCTCGCGCGCTGCCGGCAGGGCGAGACCGACATCAACGCCATGCTGGTGCGGGAGGGGCACGCGGTCGCCTATGGCGGCTACCGCG
Proteins encoded in this region:
- a CDS encoding SMP-30/gluconolactonase/LRE family protein, which encodes MTDPTVHDHDPTEAQPAILSRRRLIHAAGLGALAAATGPAFAQSTANRPSPPTTVTSPPRDFSRQGAPTTYFWDPDVIALDPAFNGLAQPNAAIQRIWTGGLWVEGPAWNAQGRYLVWSDIPRNRQMRWIEDDGHVSVFRAPSGNSNGNSFDFQGRQLSCEHLNRRVVRYELDGSATVLADSFDGKKLNSPNDIVAHPDGSYWFTDPPYGGQLYEGAPDAPGGPSNANGKINPRLGQPPGIGLAKRELPTNTYRLDPSGRVELVVPESQVPDPNGLCFSPDFKRLYIASTGKGPGDTGPGGKGDIHVFDVGADNKLSNGRVFSDCMLDGVNCGPDGLRCDVEGNLWASSNAGRNVGYNGVNIFNPAGKLIGRIRLPEVCGNICFGGPKRNRLFMAASQSIYALYLGTQGAGPG
- a CDS encoding ArsR/SmtB family transcription factor — translated: MVKLESSQLDRTFAALSDPTRRALLARLEGEHAVSVSDLARPFAMSLPAVMKHLDVLSDAGLITRTKTGRTVSCRLNADPMEEAMGWLARYQRFWTQRLDALEAMLEARRKAPSEAE
- a CDS encoding SRPBCC family protein; its protein translation is MHERVATTPSLTIKRRLNATPAEIFEAWTDPTLLMQWFGPENVVTQEVSVDARVGGGFRVVMLEDTGERHEVSGTYYEVVANERLAFSWSWVTTPERVSRVIVTFKPDGAGTILTLLHEQLFDEQAVKGHTHGWTGSLAKLEALFT
- the cobT gene encoding nicotinate-nucleotide--dimethylbenzimidazole phosphoribosyltransferase, which codes for MAVSGLPFDDIRELIAAMPGPDMAAANMVRARDKELTKPAGSLGRMEEIAEWLAAWQGKGKPSVDRPLVCVFAGNHGVVAQGVSAFPQAVTRQMLENFAAGGAAINQICAAFDLGFKVFDLALDLPTGDFTQGDALDERACVATMAFGMEALVGGTDLLCLGEMGIGNTTSAAAIYAALYGGDAAFWCGRGTGLDDAGLKRKVAAVEAGIALHRPHLKDPLEVLRRLGGREVAAICGAIIAARSQRIPVILDGYVVTAAAAILHAIEPSAIDHCIAGHLSAEGAHAQVLATLGKAPLLALDMRLGEGSGAALAASLVKAAAAIHNGMATFAQAGVAGKD
- a CDS encoding D-alanine--D-alanine ligase family protein codes for the protein MNRKTRVAVLYGGKSGEHEVSLKSAASVLRYLDRERFEPVPVSIDKDGRWQCHDLRRIEAANTESLPIPADSPAIRLESQADGRTAILPSDADAAAIAPVDVVFPVIHGPLCEDGSLQGLLELAGAAYVGSGVLGSAVSMHKDIAKRLAALAGLPVAPYFAVARRDYRRDPAAATKAARAGLTLPVFVKPCNMGSSVGVHKVKRWEDLDAALADAFQYDLKVLIEQGIDAREIEVAVLDGEPPVASVASELNAGPQHEFYSYEAKYIDQDGASVDLPAKLDAAQMARVRQLAIDAFVALDCSGLARVDFFLDRQSGAFFFNEINTLPGFTAISMYPKMMEASGMPYPALLTRLVELAQERHAERAGLRTSYEG
- a CDS encoding sensor histidine kinase, whose amino-acid sequence is MAEVTAEQVQRGRGPDPTVLARRKLVTREVKSVRERLTSSTGLERAFDNELLRVFAEYRMNGSVGTLILALAVAAAACLWVPIDRVTPWVGTVLLATMVIVVLSRRFLTQAMGEISIRPWRRAFALAEGFHGISWAMMLLVFAQVDAPGAKVFVTTTLLIVSALTVMLAASIPMAVYAGIVPIMIGIAAYFWGRTDMDSLTTAVMAAAAQLFFVFLANRLYVSSVSTIAFRAEKDALIAELETANANSDEARRKAEEANLAKSRFLATMSHELRTPLNAILGFSEVMKNEVFGGHANAAYKEYSADIHSSGQHLLELINEILDLSRIESGKYELNEEALSLADIAEDCRHMLNLRAKAKSQTIREVFEPDLPRVWADERAIRQVVLNILSNAIKFTPPGGEITVKVGWTANGGQYVSITDTGPGIPEDEIPIVLQTFGRGSLAIKTAEQGSGLGLPIVKGLIDLHGGGFNLKSKPRAGTEVTVTLPPVRVMDTLAALPEPETRAA
- a CDS encoding BrnT family toxin, yielding MPFEFDPLKSAANLAKHGIDFQQAQALWEDARLLEAPARTEGEPRFMAVGLIGQKHWSAIYVYRGDRVRIISVRRARSEEIEYYENG
- a CDS encoding DUF1289 domain-containing protein, whose translation is MTAISSPCVKLCQLDPATRLCLGCGRSLHEIGRWSNLSEAERRAIMTELPARLGARKSVGAP
- a CDS encoding adenosylcobinamide-GDP ribazoletransferase, with product MKTIEDRDEAVPQAAPVPPAGAEPAWPGWTVATAICIRFYSRLPVPALPGEADPHAAPDFRTVPRALPLAALVISLPAALVLAGAGAAGLGGLLSATLALATLAVTTGALHEDGLADSADGLFGGRTPERRLEIMKDSRLGSYGALAMALALLLRVFALALILDRAGPLAASGALVAAAVLSRLSGLHLLAGMAPARPVGASASVGRPSLPTAWLASAIGLLLAGGLALICRLPLAGLGLGLALIALNAFLVRRLCRRLIGGQTGDVAGATQQLDEIALYLGFALMLVTGLS
- the dusA gene encoding tRNA dihydrouridine(20/20a) synthase DusA, which codes for MTALSPELLRFSVAPMMDWTDRHCRVIHRLMSRRARLYTEMVTAQAVIRGDRPRLIGFDAVEHPVALQLGGNDPALLAQAARIGADFGYDEINLNCGCPSDRVQGGAFGACLMREPALVGDCVAAMKAAVAIPVTVKCRIGVDDQDPEEALDALTQAVTAAGVDALIVHARKAWLQGLSPKENREIPPLDYERAYRLKAAHPALPIAINGGIRAPEEWAGHLAHLDGVMIGREAYQNPEILLRVDPLLFGEDAPVADAFAMLEALEPHLARHLEAGGRLHAFTRHLVGLFPGRPGARQFRRHLAEHCVAAGAGLAELRAAIAHVARHDAERAA
- a CDS encoding thermonuclease family protein is translated as MTRFGFTRWKNGPLGWRRVGRPVDIVVALGILGLLAIAGAVLQYRLGPARTLVGMARAIDGDSLRLLGEELRLEGLDAPELRQSCLDAGGHEVDCGRVSRRALEALLARGPVTCEIGKIDRYGRGLARCRQGETDINAMLVREGHAVAYGGYRAEEEQARAAGRGIWALRFERPETWRRSHAR
- a CDS encoding GNAT family N-acetyltransferase gives rise to the protein MVDMQAHYRVPCPPSQAILDGLANRPAGVEILIAERQGALLGFASACAIYPGPGLTSGFFLKELYVAAAARGRGIGRALMRALAELALARGHKRLDWTADAANPDLLRFYDGLGAIAQSEKVFYRLAGEALSGLARTEA
- a CDS encoding PaaI family thioesterase; amino-acid sequence: MAEAPSDTEIGRRVAESFDKQGFMTTLGARLLRVAPGEVEIELPVGPLVSQQHGFVHAGAVAAIADSACGYAALTRMQAGAGVLTAEFKINLLAPAAGEKLIARGRVVKAGRTLTLALAEVFAVRDGAEKLCAMLTATCMAVGGREGVSD
- a CDS encoding sulfite exporter TauE/SafE family protein; protein product: MLAGIPVGDLVFLAISLVAAGAITGLLAGVFGVGGGAVIVPILYEVFRVIGVPEDVRMPLCVGTSLAVIIPTSIRSFNAHRAKGMVDMSILKIWAVPVVLGVIVGSYIARFAPADLFKIIFVIVAIFSALRLLFASDRWQLGTQMPGRVLMTVYGGVIGVLSALMGIGGGQLSSLFMTFYGRPIHQAVATSSGLGVLISIPGALGFIYAGWPKMDVLPPLSLGYVSLIGFILFIPTSIWTAPIGARLAHRLSKRKLEVVFGLFLLLVAARFIWTLLH
- the brnA gene encoding type II toxin-antitoxin system BrnA family antitoxin; this translates as MKTGDFDQAFDDGQSVEDKIDWAKARRPNSETKRVNVDFPSWVVQGLDRQAQHLGVTRQSLIKLWIAERLGKA